From Medicago truncatula cultivar Jemalong A17 chromosome 7, MtrunA17r5.0-ANR, whole genome shotgun sequence, a single genomic window includes:
- the LOC25499465 gene encoding NDR1/HIN1-like protein 10, with product MADSKQPHLNGAYYGPAIPPPAQPRPQRHHSRSCCCCLFSFFWKLLVTLVFLAALVVLIFYLIVQPHAFKFYVNEANLTKFDYINNTLHYNMVLNFTARNPNKKLNFYYDKVEARAFYEGSRLANVDVITAMNSFRQFKKSSDPMSGVFSGQRLLMLDNNQVSEFNKDKSVEVYDIYVKLYFEIRFRLGNVIFGRINPKVKCDLKVPLNSKNTFTQLVPTKCDVDLY from the coding sequence ATGGCCGATAGCAAACAACCACATTTAAATGGTGCCTACTACGGCCCCGCCATTCCACCACCAGCCCAACCTCGCCCTCAGCGCCACCACAGCAGAAGCTGTTGTTGCTGTCTCTTCAGTTTCTTCTGGAAACTATTAGTCACACTCGTCTTTCTTGCAGCACTCGTTGTCCTTATCTTCTATCTCATCGTTCAACCTCATGCCTTCAAATTTTATGTCAACGAAGCCAATCTAACAAAATTCGACTACATAAACAACACCCTGCACTACAACATGGTGCTCAACTTCACCGCTCGCAACCCAAACAAAAAACTCAACTTCTATTACGACAAAGTTGAGGCACGAGCATTCTACGAAGGTTCAAGGTTGGCGAATGTGGATGTGATCACAGCTATGAATTCATTCCGCCAATTTAAGAAGAGCAGTGATCCTATGAGCGGTGTTTTCTCAGGACAACGGTTATTGATGCTCGACAATAATCAAGTCTCTGAGTTTAACAAAGATAAGAGTGTTGAAGTTTATGATATCTATGTGAAACTCTACTTCGAAATTAGATTCAGACTCGGGAATGTGATATTTGGTCGTATCAATCCGAAAGTGAAATGTGACCTCAAAGTTCCTTTGAATTCTAAGAATACCTTCACTCAGCTTGTGCCCACCAAGTGCGATGTTGATCTCTACTAA